Proteins from one Robertmurraya sp. FSL R5-0851 genomic window:
- a CDS encoding CARDB domain-containing protein, which produces MKARKLKNVILSTLASLLLCSTIFDYIAPPSVEAAESRKVSVPSGTINKYMRWEDPKIVSYPNSDYGNYPSTYQYNDGGFTGTLTAKRIILRPKQKDYHQDAIYRTEYRTFTKTYSNIYGRKHDEDVVYWLGINEDGYSGNIPRVSLSWTDNWARGRTASLTQYWTDSNYREFASEAPVPTTYNGTHYDGATGQNVSYSLPKSGGLYSIENTKMWIRYRSLGRSDWYDKAANYYLGFMSNNATSYYAGNWTDPMPGEAPDRYYGLPRSLSPSDVRLVAYGWDEPGVVHADFYASLGPLQASRLEYSNGSYYWKSESGKLNKYRRGVWIDYDLNVPVSKYRQAYSGTFALPDYIVDYTGTATYEGTLSKEVFDHWDEYYTSDQWDVEVEYEGTVYSTNLTAKTITITDTNNSPVTHLVKGRQYKASMVAGNNGELNVGAYKVGFYEQGNRKTQLDIPSHNSGSDQTLTYTFTAETSGNRTFMFKVDDNNVIAETNETDADNTKQGTILVNTLPTVDLTYTPTDVYEGDTVQVCSRPQDEDNNPLTVKIFIKKDNGTESTVLSRTNVASGVEQCYSFVTEVGRYDIRTTVNDGYDEIGTSTWFYSKPLIINGYVNHTELWKQQHLKEGNQPNQFYSGEKFLLDAETSPYPTNYVKATLKASRADQSLVNTSVPLNYQTNILYKGELYDVTFLEYPKNLKVGPAAFEFEVQYSNGVVKKTTVYIEIISDSFKTFRIHRRF; this is translated from the coding sequence TTGAAAGCAAGAAAATTGAAAAACGTCATACTATCAACTCTTGCCTCTTTATTGTTGTGTTCAACCATTTTTGATTATATCGCACCTCCATCCGTGGAGGCTGCTGAATCAAGAAAGGTTTCTGTTCCTTCTGGAACAATCAATAAATATATGAGGTGGGAAGATCCTAAAATTGTTTCTTATCCTAACAGCGATTATGGAAACTATCCATCAACTTACCAATATAATGATGGAGGATTTACAGGAACACTTACTGCAAAACGAATCATTCTTCGCCCAAAGCAAAAGGACTATCATCAGGATGCTATTTATCGTACTGAGTATCGAACTTTTACCAAAACTTACTCAAATATATATGGTAGAAAGCACGATGAAGATGTAGTTTACTGGCTGGGGATCAATGAGGATGGGTACAGCGGGAATATACCAAGGGTGTCACTTTCATGGACAGATAATTGGGCACGTGGCAGAACTGCTTCCCTGACTCAATATTGGACTGATTCTAATTATCGAGAATTTGCTAGTGAAGCGCCTGTTCCTACTACATATAATGGAACTCATTATGATGGTGCCACTGGCCAAAACGTATCCTACTCACTTCCAAAAAGCGGTGGTTTATATTCCATTGAGAATACAAAAATGTGGATTAGGTACCGTTCATTGGGTAGATCGGATTGGTACGATAAGGCGGCAAACTATTATTTGGGATTTATGTCTAATAACGCAACTTCTTATTATGCAGGGAACTGGACTGATCCAATGCCAGGAGAGGCTCCTGACCGATATTATGGGTTGCCAAGAAGTCTTTCTCCCTCTGATGTAAGATTAGTTGCCTATGGGTGGGATGAACCAGGAGTTGTCCACGCTGATTTTTATGCAAGTCTAGGGCCATTACAAGCATCACGTTTAGAATATTCCAATGGCTCCTATTATTGGAAATCAGAAAGCGGAAAGCTTAACAAGTACAGACGTGGGGTTTGGATTGACTACGATTTAAATGTTCCAGTAAGTAAGTATAGACAAGCTTATTCTGGAACTTTTGCTCTTCCTGACTACATAGTAGACTATACTGGGACAGCGACTTATGAGGGTACTTTATCAAAAGAGGTGTTTGACCATTGGGATGAGTACTACACTTCCGACCAATGGGATGTAGAGGTTGAGTACGAGGGAACAGTTTATTCAACAAACCTTACAGCAAAAACCATAACAATAACAGACACGAATAATTCTCCAGTAACACACTTAGTAAAGGGAAGACAATATAAAGCCTCTATGGTAGCAGGCAATAACGGTGAATTAAATGTAGGAGCTTATAAAGTTGGTTTCTATGAACAAGGAAATCGTAAAACACAACTAGATATACCGTCGCATAATTCTGGTAGCGACCAGACCTTAACCTATACCTTTACAGCTGAGACATCTGGCAATCGAACTTTTATGTTTAAGGTGGATGACAATAATGTGATTGCTGAAACCAATGAAACGGATGCTGATAATACTAAACAGGGAACTATTCTAGTTAATACGTTGCCAACCGTTGATCTCACTTATACTCCAACTGATGTATATGAAGGCGATACCGTACAAGTCTGTTCTAGACCACAAGATGAAGATAACAACCCATTAACGGTGAAGATCTTTATTAAAAAGGATAATGGAACAGAATCCACAGTTCTTTCAAGAACAAATGTTGCAAGTGGAGTCGAGCAATGTTATTCATTTGTCACAGAGGTTGGAAGATACGATATACGAACAACAGTCAATGATGGTTACGATGAAATTGGAACCTCTACATGGTTCTATTCTAAACCTTTAATTATTAATGGATACGTTAACCATACGGAACTTTGGAAACAGCAGCACTTAAAAGAGGGAAATCAACCTAACCAGTTTTATAGTGGGGAAAAGTTCTTGCTGGATGCAGAAACCTCGCCATATCCGACAAACTACGTGAAAGCAACACTCAAAGCGAGTCGAGCAGACCAATCACTTGTTAATACTTCCGTGCCATTAAACTATCAAACAAATATTCTCTATAAAGGGGAATTGTATGATGTAACTTTCCTCGAATATCCCAAGAACTTAAAGGTTGGACCTGCAGCTTTTGAATTTGAAGTTCAATACTCAAATGGAGTTGTAAAAAAAACAACAGTATACATTGAGATAATTTCAGATTCCTTTAAAACGTTCAGGATACACAGAAGATTTTAA